ATTGCGGAAGAAGTAGGCCGAGCCCCCCAGCGCGTCGGGCTTGAAGCTCTGGTCCACCGTGAACTTGACGTCCTCGGCCGTCAGCTCTCCCCAGTTCTCGTGGAACGTCACCCCCGGGCGGACCTTGAACGTCCACGTCCGCATCTCGTTCGACGGATCGTGACCTCCGTGAGCTGGTGTGCGCAGCGTGGCCGGGATGGTAACGCCCGGGTCCCCGGTGTCAAGACTTCGGCCAGGCGTCCACTGGCTCCGGATGCCGGTCGGCCCCGGCCTGGACGCGATACAGCACCATGCGCGTGAGGCTCTGGACGCGATG
This window of the Candidatus Methylomirabilota bacterium genome carries:
- a CDS encoding ABC transporter substrate-binding protein codes for the protein MASRASRAWCCIASRPGPTGIRSQWTPGRSLDTGDPGVTIPATLRTPAHGGHDPSNEMRTWTFKVRPGVTFHENWGELTAEDVKFTVDQSFKPDALGGSAYFFRNHLDRIETPDKHAWA